Proteins encoded in a region of the Photobacterium profundum SS9 genome:
- a CDS encoding dicarboxylate/amino acid:cation symporter — protein sequence MSKKHFTSLPIQLFLSAVIAWLLATLLPLPSNITQTTAFQLLMLTKTTYIGLLKMVVGAVVMFSLLQGITSLGSTLRLKTLGYKAVLFYSFTSLIAIALGLGSSLALPAWPQLIDTASVSVGENVQLIDNTAASGGAIAEKLFNMALANPFSALTNTNLLAIVVFSLLFGVALLTSLPTKHPVFEVISGVNSALNRFVSGIIRFAPIAVFAIVFEFTATSGNAIFGQLAQFALLVFVLTLIHGGIVLPVIAKLATGIKFSTLFKALSAPMAMAFATSSSSATLPLSMQTAENELGVSQSTSSMVLPLGAIMNMDGTALFEGVAAIFLAQLYGVDLGTSGLIMIFIMAMVSSIGAPGMPSGSMSGMQLVLLAAGIPLEAIAILLIIERPLDTFRTAVNVEGDIIAAYVIDKWQRS from the coding sequence ATGAGCAAAAAACATTTTACTTCACTGCCTATTCAGCTATTTCTATCTGCCGTTATTGCTTGGCTTCTCGCCACGCTGTTGCCACTTCCATCGAATATAACGCAAACAACAGCTTTTCAATTACTGATGCTAACGAAAACAACCTATATTGGGTTGTTAAAAATGGTGGTCGGTGCGGTTGTGATGTTTTCCCTGTTACAAGGGATCACCAGTTTAGGTTCCACATTACGGCTGAAAACTCTGGGTTATAAAGCGGTATTGTTTTATAGCTTTACCTCATTGATTGCGATTGCATTAGGGTTAGGATCATCCCTCGCCTTGCCTGCTTGGCCACAGCTAATCGATACCGCATCGGTTTCAGTCGGTGAAAATGTACAATTAATTGATAATACAGCCGCCTCTGGTGGTGCTATTGCAGAAAAGCTATTCAATATGGCATTGGCCAATCCTTTTTCTGCACTTACTAATACAAATTTGCTCGCCATTGTTGTTTTTTCTCTGCTATTTGGTGTTGCTCTGCTAACTAGCTTACCGACTAAACATCCTGTGTTTGAGGTTATCTCTGGCGTTAACAGTGCTTTGAACCGTTTTGTCTCGGGTATTATTCGCTTTGCACCCATAGCCGTTTTTGCCATTGTTTTCGAGTTTACAGCCACCAGCGGGAACGCTATTTTTGGTCAACTTGCACAATTCGCTTTATTGGTTTTCGTACTCACACTGATTCACGGTGGTATCGTGTTACCTGTTATCGCCAAGCTAGCAACGGGTATAAAATTCAGTACGTTATTCAAAGCATTATCAGCGCCTATGGCCATGGCATTCGCAACATCATCAAGTTCTGCAACCTTACCGTTATCGATGCAAACCGCAGAAAATGAGTTAGGCGTTTCACAGTCAACCAGCAGTATGGTACTTCCTCTGGGGGCTATCATGAATATGGATGGAACGGCACTGTTTGAAGGTGTAGCAGCCATTTTCTTGGCACAACTCTACGGCGTAGATTTGGGTACCAGCGGCTTAATCATGATCTTCATTATGGCGATGGTATCTTCAATTGGTGCGCCGGGCATGCCTTCTGGATCTATGTCTGGCATGCAGTTAGTGTTACTTGCAGCAGGTATACCATTAGAAGCCATTGCAATCTTGCTGATCATTGAACGTCCACTTGATACCTTCCGTACCGCGGTCAATGTTGAAGGTGATATTATCGCTGCATACGTTATCGACAAATGGCAGCGTTCATAG
- a CDS encoding S-(hydroxymethyl)glutathione dehydrogenase/class III alcohol dehydrogenase: MTEQFIKSKAAIAWGPNQPLSIEEVDVMLPKAGEVLVRIVATGVCHTDAFTMSGDDPEGIFPVILGHEGGGIVEMIGEGVTSVEVGDHVIPLYTPECGECKYCKSGKTNLCQKIRETQGKGLMPDGTTRFYKDGQPIFHYMGCSTFSEYTVLPEISLAKVNKEAPLEEVCLLGCGVTTGMGAVLNTAKVQEGDTVAVFGLGGIGLSAIIGAQMAKASRIIAIDINESKFDLARQLGATDCINPTKFDKPIQDVIVELTDGGVDYSFECIGNVNVMRSALECCHKGWGESVIIGVAGAGQEISTRPFQLVTGRVWRGSAFGGVKGRSELPEIVERYMAGEFKLNDFITHTMGLDDINKSFELMHKGESIRTVIHFNK; this comes from the coding sequence ATGACTGAACAATTCATCAAATCAAAAGCTGCTATCGCCTGGGGTCCAAACCAGCCACTTTCTATTGAAGAAGTGGATGTGATGTTACCGAAAGCTGGTGAAGTACTGGTACGCATCGTTGCGACAGGCGTCTGCCATACTGATGCATTCACGATGTCTGGCGATGACCCAGAAGGTATCTTCCCTGTCATTCTTGGTCACGAAGGCGGTGGTATCGTCGAGATGATTGGCGAAGGCGTAACGAGTGTTGAAGTTGGCGACCATGTTATTCCACTTTACACCCCTGAATGTGGTGAGTGTAAATACTGTAAGTCTGGTAAAACAAATCTTTGCCAAAAAATTCGTGAAACACAAGGTAAAGGCTTAATGCCAGACGGTACGACTCGATTCTACAAAGACGGTCAGCCAATCTTCCATTACATGGGTTGCTCTACTTTCTCTGAATACACCGTACTGCCTGAGATTTCACTGGCAAAAGTAAACAAAGAAGCACCACTTGAAGAAGTCTGCCTATTAGGTTGTGGTGTAACAACTGGTATGGGTGCAGTGCTTAACACAGCCAAAGTACAAGAAGGCGACACTGTTGCAGTCTTTGGTCTGGGTGGTATTGGTCTATCTGCCATTATCGGTGCTCAAATGGCAAAAGCGAGTCGCATTATTGCAATCGACATTAACGAAAGTAAGTTTGATCTTGCTCGTCAATTAGGTGCTACCGACTGCATTAACCCAACTAAATTCGATAAACCAATTCAAGATGTAATTGTTGAGTTAACTGATGGCGGTGTTGATTACTCATTTGAATGTATTGGTAATGTTAACGTAATGCGTTCAGCCCTTGAGTGCTGCCATAAAGGTTGGGGCGAATCTGTGATTATCGGTGTTGCCGGTGCAGGCCAAGAGATCTCCACCCGTCCATTCCAGTTGGTGACTGGTCGTGTATGGCGTGGCTCTGCGTTTGGCGGTGTTAAAGGTCGCTCTGAGCTACCAGAAATTGTTGAACGTTACATGGCTGGTGAATTCAAACTGAATGATTTCATTACGCACACCATGGGTTTAGATGACATCAATAAGTCTTTTGAACTTATGCACAAAGGTGAAAGCATTCGTACCGTGATTCACTTCAATAAATAA